One Psychrobacillus glaciei genomic region harbors:
- a CDS encoding TetR/AcrR family transcriptional regulator encodes MNKKKRNVIDKAHELFIEQGYHATSIQDILDHSGISKGSFYNYFSSKSELFKAVFNLILENMQIERDKLLIGEEVSDINIFKEQISFIMKLNKKNKLNQLIDDVLVSSDPDLIKFIKQFKLLFLHWVYERFLDIFPRDKEIYLMDCAVIFTGVVQNILYMSHTLKTTFKMKEIVNYSMDRVITILEDISTKGVHLFESEKLNTLLPQSDYNDFFNNEFSFSTLNLKKVIEKGLVIEGKRMTTYLNLLYFIQEEIMNNKEPRKFLIESALSTLKRTEELSNLKEFLQYEQILANMKYYPIS; translated from the coding sequence ATGAATAAGAAAAAAAGGAATGTCATAGATAAAGCGCATGAATTATTTATTGAACAAGGCTATCACGCTACGTCCATTCAAGATATTTTAGATCATAGCGGTATTTCAAAAGGGTCATTTTATAATTATTTTTCTTCCAAAAGTGAACTGTTTAAAGCTGTGTTTAATCTTATTCTAGAAAATATGCAAATAGAGAGAGACAAGCTACTCATTGGAGAAGAAGTTAGTGACATTAATATTTTCAAAGAGCAGATCAGTTTTATAATGAAATTAAATAAAAAAAACAAGTTAAATCAATTGATCGACGATGTGCTGGTATCAAGTGATCCAGATCTTATTAAATTCATAAAACAGTTCAAACTTTTATTTTTACATTGGGTATATGAACGTTTTTTAGATATTTTTCCTCGTGATAAAGAAATCTATTTGATGGACTGTGCAGTTATTTTTACGGGTGTAGTGCAAAATATTCTTTATATGAGTCATACTTTGAAAACAACTTTTAAAATGAAGGAAATAGTTAACTATTCGATGGATCGAGTAATTACAATTTTAGAAGATATTAGTACAAAGGGCGTTCACTTATTCGAATCCGAAAAGTTAAATACATTATTGCCTCAATCGGATTATAATGATTTTTTTAACAATGAATTTTCATTTTCCACATTAAACTTAAAAAAGGTAATTGAGAAGGGATTAGTTATTGAGGGAAAAAGAATGACAACTTATTTAAACTTGTTGTATTTTATCCAAGAGGAAATAATGAACAATAAAGAACCAAGAAAATTTTTAATTGAGAGTGCCTTATCTACGTTAAAAAGGACTGAGGAACTAAGCAATTTAAAAGAGTTTCTACAATATGAGCAAATTTTAGCGAATATGAAGTATTATCCGATATCCTAA
- a CDS encoding ECF-type riboflavin transporter substrate-binding protein, whose amino-acid sequence MKKSIFSTKTVVAIGIGAAVFLILAKFVAIPTGIPNTTIQTAYAFLALIAVLFGPIAGLFVGLIGHALNDLTSYGSVWWSWVITSAFVGLGIGVFYKYFSVEDGEFGLKKIIMFNIVQIIVQAIAWFLVAPGLDILIYAEPANKVFTQGIAAGIWNIGTVAVLGTILLTAYAKTRTKKGSLSYED is encoded by the coding sequence ATGAAGAAGTCTATTTTTTCTACAAAGACAGTCGTTGCCATTGGTATTGGCGCAGCTGTGTTTCTTATTTTAGCAAAATTTGTGGCGATTCCTACTGGGATTCCAAATACGACAATTCAAACCGCTTATGCATTTTTAGCACTTATTGCTGTTCTTTTTGGTCCAATTGCAGGTTTGTTTGTTGGTTTAATCGGTCATGCATTGAATGATTTGACCTCATATGGTTCTGTTTGGTGGAGTTGGGTAATTACTTCGGCATTTGTTGGGCTTGGCATTGGTGTATTCTACAAATATTTTTCGGTTGAAGATGGCGAATTTGGACTTAAAAAAATTATCATGTTTAACATCGTTCAAATAATTGTTCAAGCAATTGCTTGGTTCTTAGTTGCACCAGGACTTGATATATTAATTTACGCAGAACCTGCAAATAAAGTATTTACACAAGGTATTGCAGCAGGTATTTGGAATATCGGAACTGTTGCTGTACTCGGAACAATTTTGTTAACTGCTTATGCAAAAACAAGAACGAAAAAAGGAAGTCTAAGCTACGAGGATTAA
- a CDS encoding MarR family winged helix-turn-helix transcriptional regulator: MVQSKAPTASDLLQILFKTNHLLHQQFEKHIANYGIPDYLTGPRLRFLIVLEENPNIRMNDIAKQIGIQPRTVTQYVDTLEKEELLIRLPDPEDRRATLLQLTEAALPLIKKSRAGMSEAAEKLLEPLSDEQRIQFLTILSTLK; this comes from the coding sequence ATGGTACAATCAAAAGCCCCTACAGCAAGCGATCTATTACAAATACTTTTTAAAACAAATCACCTTTTACACCAACAATTCGAAAAACATATTGCTAATTATGGGATTCCTGATTACTTAACAGGACCAAGGCTCAGATTTCTCATCGTCCTTGAAGAAAATCCGAATATCCGAATGAATGATATTGCCAAACAAATTGGAATACAACCTAGAACTGTTACGCAATATGTTGATACCCTTGAAAAAGAAGAACTGCTCATTCGTCTGCCAGATCCCGAAGATCGCCGAGCTACATTACTGCAATTAACCGAAGCGGCACTACCACTAATAAAGAAATCTCGTGCAGGTATGAGTGAAGCCGCAGAAAAATTACTGGAGCCTTTATCAGATGAACAACGGATTCAGTTTTTAACCATACTTAGTACACTTAAATAA
- a CDS encoding energy-coupling factor transporter transmembrane component T family protein, which translates to MIGRCVLVNNELLSYIERDSIVHRLTGATKLICFLLWSSAVMFTYDTRFLLFILFASFVLFYMSKIKLKEISFVLGFILFFLLLNNFAIYLFAPQHGTVIYGTSHPITGSIGRYSITLEQLFYQLNITLKYFAVIPPALLFLVTTHPSEFAASLNRVGVSYRLAYSVSIALRYIPDIQRDFKTIARSKQSRGVDMSRNEKLGKRIKNAGSIIFPLIFSSLDRIETVSNTMDLRSFGKLKKRTWYGYKEFKTRDFISIFITFLFFVLMVMLMFINDGRFYNPFV; encoded by the coding sequence ATGATCGGGAGGTGCGTGCTAGTGAACAACGAACTACTGAGCTATATTGAGCGAGACTCGATCGTTCACCGTCTAACAGGAGCAACAAAACTAATTTGTTTTCTTCTATGGTCATCTGCTGTGATGTTTACATATGATACTCGGTTTCTATTGTTCATATTGTTTGCAAGTTTTGTTTTATTTTACATGTCAAAAATAAAACTGAAAGAAATTAGCTTTGTACTAGGATTCATTTTATTTTTTCTATTGCTAAACAATTTTGCAATTTATTTGTTTGCACCTCAGCATGGAACAGTGATCTATGGAACTTCTCATCCGATTACCGGATCAATTGGACGCTATTCAATTACATTAGAACAGTTATTTTATCAATTAAACATTACATTGAAATATTTTGCAGTCATCCCTCCTGCGTTACTATTCCTTGTGACAACACATCCAAGTGAATTCGCAGCATCATTAAATCGTGTAGGCGTAAGCTATCGCCTAGCCTATTCGGTATCAATTGCCTTACGGTATATTCCAGATATCCAGCGCGATTTCAAAACGATCGCCCGTTCCAAGCAATCCCGTGGTGTAGATATGTCTCGAAATGAAAAATTGGGGAAACGCATTAAAAATGCTGGTTCTATTATTTTTCCACTTATCTTTTCTAGTTTAGACCGCATAGAAACTGTTAGTAATACGATGGACTTGCGTAGCTTCGGAAAGTTGAAAAAACGAACATGGTATGGCTATAAGGAATTTAAAACGAGAGACTTTATCTCTATTTTCATTACTTTTCTTTTTTTCGTATTAATGGTTATGCTCATGTTCATAAATGATGGTCGTTTTTATAATCCATTTGTTTAA
- a CDS encoding NADP-dependent oxidoreductase: MNEMEAVRYSEFGGPEVLKVERVKRPEPKEDEVLVRVHSSGVLPIDWKIRQGWMPMPVHFPVIPGSAFAGVIEKVGASVTEFKVGQEVFGRTSNGSYATYTTVSIDTIALKLESIGFNEAAAISGGATTAWQVLFNDGNVKAGDRVLIHGAAGGVGLFAIQFAKWMGAHVTATAGPTNLEYVRSIGADMVIDYTSTQFEKVVQDMDFVLDTVGGETLEKSWSVIRKGGVLISIAGQPSLERAQEKGVRLIKPSRAFAKKDLETIAQLMDEGKVKGFVGQKFSLHEAAQAHELSQRGHGRGRIILQIVE, translated from the coding sequence ATGAACGAGATGGAAGCAGTTCGTTATAGTGAATTCGGTGGTCCTGAAGTATTGAAGGTAGAGCGGGTGAAACGACCAGAGCCAAAGGAAGATGAAGTGCTTGTTCGAGTTCATTCCTCAGGTGTTTTGCCTATTGATTGGAAAATACGTCAAGGATGGATGCCAATGCCAGTGCACTTTCCTGTAATTCCAGGTAGCGCATTTGCAGGAGTAATTGAAAAAGTAGGAGCGAGTGTTACCGAGTTTAAAGTAGGGCAAGAGGTATTTGGACGTACTTCAAATGGGTCTTACGCAACTTATACGACTGTTTCAATCGATACAATTGCATTGAAATTAGAATCGATTGGTTTCAATGAAGCTGCAGCCATATCAGGTGGTGCAACGACTGCTTGGCAAGTGTTATTCAATGATGGCAATGTAAAAGCAGGAGATCGAGTTTTGATTCACGGGGCTGCAGGTGGGGTTGGGTTGTTTGCGATTCAGTTTGCAAAGTGGATGGGAGCTCACGTGACGGCCACAGCCGGCCCAACCAATTTGGAATACGTCCGTTCTATAGGTGCAGATATGGTTATTGATTATACTTCAACTCAATTTGAAAAGGTCGTTCAAGATATGGATTTCGTGCTAGACACCGTTGGAGGAGAGACGCTTGAAAAATCCTGGTCGGTCATTAGAAAAGGTGGAGTGCTAATTTCAATAGCAGGTCAACCATCTTTAGAGAGAGCTCAAGAAAAGGGAGTTAGATTAATAAAACCAAGCCGAGCATTTGCTAAAAAAGATTTGGAAACTATTGCGCAACTAATGGATGAAGGTAAGGTTAAAGGATTTGTTGGACAAAAGTTTTCGTTACATGAAGCTGCACAAGCTCATGAACTTAGCCAACGTGGGCATGGACGCGGACGAATCATACTACAAATTGTTGAATAA
- a CDS encoding ABC transporter ATP-binding protein: MRKPVIEFQDFSFQYDSQSKPTLHNINLTIHEGEKVCIVGPSGSGKSTLVHCLNGLVPFAYKGEISGNLKINAKETRELDLFSISQTVGTVLQDTDGQFIGLTVAEDIAFSLENNAVPLREMKDHVQKAAELVQMSSHLNARIHELSGGQKQRVALAGVLVNDIEVVLFDEPLANLDPASGKKTMALIDKLQKESNKTIIIVEHRFEDVLSQPLDRIILMNHGQIIADVKPNEVLAGPLLAENWIREPLYIKALKYAGCELTKEMALTNVEELVKEAFQEKLANWHASDHSTTQKVHETESVLSLENISFHYPNKTNIIKSVSFKLHKGEMISLVGANGAGKSTLSSLICGFEKPNEGIIYFGNIDAKKDSIKERAQRVGFVLQNPNHMFSKQIVFEEVAFGLAQKNVSEAELKARVEDTLKVCGLYPFRNWPISALSYGQKKRLSIATILVMEPAIMLLDEPTAGQDYKHTTELMTFLEELTKNGIAIILITHDMHLMTEYTNRAIVLSSGEILADDSPAHILSNPELIKEANLKESSLYELAKHYNVSDPSHFVEQFIQYDREVRASEQRTTELY; the protein is encoded by the coding sequence ATGAGAAAACCAGTTATCGAGTTTCAAGATTTTAGCTTTCAATATGATAGCCAATCGAAACCTACGCTCCACAATATAAACTTAACTATTCATGAAGGGGAAAAAGTTTGCATAGTCGGCCCTTCTGGTTCCGGAAAAAGCACGCTCGTTCATTGTTTGAACGGGCTTGTTCCTTTTGCATACAAAGGAGAAATATCAGGCAACCTTAAGATTAATGCAAAAGAGACACGTGAGCTCGACCTCTTTTCTATTTCACAAACAGTCGGTACCGTCCTTCAGGATACAGATGGGCAGTTCATCGGGCTGACAGTTGCTGAAGATATTGCTTTCTCTTTAGAAAATAATGCCGTTCCTCTTAGAGAGATGAAAGACCATGTGCAAAAAGCAGCTGAACTTGTCCAAATGTCTTCCCATTTGAATGCACGGATCCATGAATTATCGGGTGGTCAAAAACAACGAGTAGCGTTAGCTGGTGTTCTTGTAAATGATATTGAAGTTGTATTATTCGATGAACCACTAGCAAACCTTGACCCCGCTTCTGGAAAAAAGACAATGGCATTAATCGACAAGCTTCAAAAAGAGTCGAATAAAACCATAATTATTGTGGAACATCGGTTTGAGGATGTATTATCGCAGCCATTGGATCGTATTATTTTGATGAATCACGGGCAAATCATCGCAGATGTTAAACCAAATGAAGTGCTTGCCGGACCTCTATTGGCAGAAAATTGGATTCGCGAGCCACTCTACATTAAAGCTTTAAAATATGCTGGCTGTGAGCTAACAAAAGAGATGGCATTAACCAACGTAGAAGAGTTAGTAAAAGAAGCATTTCAAGAAAAATTAGCAAATTGGCATGCGAGTGACCATTCTACAACCCAAAAAGTACATGAGACAGAATCAGTATTATCTTTAGAAAATATAAGTTTTCACTACCCTAATAAAACAAATATCATAAAAAGCGTTTCATTTAAATTACATAAAGGTGAAATGATTAGTCTTGTCGGTGCAAATGGTGCAGGTAAATCGACTCTTTCCTCACTTATTTGTGGATTTGAAAAACCAAATGAAGGTATCATTTATTTCGGAAACATCGACGCTAAAAAGGACTCCATAAAAGAACGTGCACAGCGAGTAGGATTTGTATTACAAAATCCAAATCATATGTTTTCAAAGCAAATTGTATTTGAAGAAGTGGCATTTGGCCTAGCTCAAAAAAATGTTTCAGAGGCTGAACTTAAAGCACGAGTAGAAGATACACTGAAAGTTTGCGGTCTATATCCATTTAGAAATTGGCCCATTTCGGCTCTTAGCTACGGTCAGAAAAAACGATTGTCTATAGCAACAATCTTAGTGATGGAGCCTGCTATTATGTTGCTGGATGAACCGACTGCAGGTCAAGACTATAAGCACACAACAGAATTAATGACGTTTTTAGAGGAACTTACTAAGAATGGAATAGCTATTATTCTCATTACGCATGATATGCATTTAATGACGGAATATACAAATCGCGCAATTGTATTATCTAGTGGGGAGATTTTAGCGGACGATTCCCCGGCTCATATTTTATCGAACCCTGAGCTTATTAAAGAAGCAAATTTAAAAGAGTCTTCATTATATGAACTAGCGAAACATTATAACGTCTCGGACCCTTCACATTTTGTTGAGCAATTTATTCAATATGATCGGGAGGTGCGTGCTAGTGAACAACGAACTACTGAGCTATATTGA
- a CDS encoding FMN-dependent NADH-azoreductase, with the protein MNILVVKANNRPATEAISSKMYETFMEEVKNAQDLNVTTFDVFAEDMPYFGQDLFNAFGKMQNEQELSNVEQRILAAKQKAMDALSAADVVVFAFPLWNLTIPAALQTFVDYTYQAGFAFKYSPEGQLISLMPEKKAIILSARGGIYSTPETAPMEMAATYMRNVFGGVFGMSVEEVIIEGHNAMPDKAGQIVAEGLEKVTAVAKSLSAETVKA; encoded by the coding sequence ATGAATATATTAGTAGTAAAAGCAAATAACCGTCCAGCGACAGAAGCTATATCAAGCAAAATGTATGAAACATTTATGGAAGAAGTAAAGAATGCACAGGACCTTAACGTAACAACTTTCGACGTGTTTGCAGAGGACATGCCTTACTTTGGTCAAGACTTATTCAACGCATTTGGGAAAATGCAAAACGAACAAGAATTATCAAATGTGGAGCAACGTATTTTAGCTGCCAAACAAAAAGCAATGGATGCTTTATCAGCTGCTGATGTAGTTGTTTTCGCTTTCCCACTTTGGAACTTAACAATCCCAGCAGCATTACAAACATTTGTTGATTATACGTATCAAGCTGGTTTTGCATTTAAATATAGTCCAGAAGGTCAATTAATTAGTTTAATGCCTGAGAAAAAAGCCATTATCCTAAGTGCACGTGGTGGAATTTACTCTACTCCAGAAACAGCGCCGATGGAAATGGCTGCTACTTATATGCGCAATGTATTTGGAGGCGTATTCGGAATGTCAGTGGAAGAAGTAATTATCGAAGGTCACAATGCAATGCCAGATAAAGCAGGACAAATTGTTGCAGAAGGTCTTGAAAAAGTAACTGCAGTTGCAAAATCATTATCAGCAGAAACAGTTAAAGCGTAA